The Myxococcaceae bacterium JPH2 genome has a window encoding:
- a CDS encoding TetR/AcrR family transcriptional regulator, producing the protein MNKEPAKREIKQERAARTRLEILEAAITLFARRGYLATTMADLARAIRMTPGALYWHFPTKEDLLLAAIADLHERYLREFVDLLTEHRKLPAREQLLAFMRRTTHFLGQHREYGIFFSLVAAESAESNDRVAEAIREKIALYVEVLAGILRYGQRTQEFRTDMEPQHLAHTLMGSYLGLLLHQNLFRTSVDYNPVMAALDGLVASGLPPTPTGS; encoded by the coding sequence ATGAATAAGGAACCGGCGAAGCGTGAGATCAAGCAGGAGCGCGCAGCGCGGACGCGGCTCGAGATTCTCGAAGCCGCCATCACGTTGTTCGCGCGACGCGGTTACCTGGCGACGACGATGGCGGACCTCGCCCGCGCCATCCGGATGACGCCCGGCGCGCTCTACTGGCACTTCCCCACGAAGGAGGACCTGCTGCTGGCCGCCATCGCGGACTTGCACGAGCGCTACCTGCGCGAGTTCGTGGACCTGCTCACCGAGCACCGCAAGCTGCCTGCGCGCGAGCAACTCCTGGCATTCATGCGCCGCACCACGCACTTCCTGGGGCAGCATCGCGAGTACGGCATCTTCTTCAGCCTGGTGGCCGCCGAGTCCGCCGAGTCCAACGACCGCGTCGCCGAAGCCATCCGCGAGAAGATCGCCCTCTACGTGGAAGTGCTCGCGGGCATCCTGCGCTACGGCCAGCGGACGCAAGAGTTCCGCACCGACATGGAGCCGCAGCATCTGGCGCACACGCTGATGGGCAGCTACCTGGGGCTCCTGCTGCACCAGAACCTGTTTCGCACCAGCGTGGACTACAACCCTGTCATGGCCGCGCTGGATGGACTCGTCGCATCGGGCCTGCCGCCCACACCCACCGGGTCCTGA
- a CDS encoding ankyrin repeat domain-containing protein, whose amino-acid sequence MAIESGDLEAAESLVRNGADVNASFDGVTALTLAISEEAGLDESLRRVDCLLRLGARTACESGRGLGSSVHQAAKVHFVPVLNALLQADGRSRLNTFDDCEQTPLMCAVDNRDLEVARILLDAGADVNARNEERIGDPAINLPLRKRSLDDLDVAMVAMLVSRGANPRQAGWMKMSALDYLAQWRERMGNAPLVGALARALGAP is encoded by the coding sequence ATGGCGATTGAGTCGGGCGATCTCGAGGCTGCCGAGTCGCTTGTGCGGAACGGCGCCGACGTGAATGCCTCTTTCGACGGGGTCACCGCATTGACGTTGGCCATTTCGGAAGAGGCCGGACTGGATGAGTCCCTCCGTCGCGTGGACTGTCTGCTCCGACTCGGGGCAAGGACCGCTTGTGAGTCGGGTCGAGGACTTGGCTCATCGGTCCATCAAGCGGCGAAGGTGCACTTTGTCCCTGTCCTCAATGCGCTGCTTCAGGCTGATGGTAGGTCCAGGCTGAACACGTTTGATGACTGTGAACAGACTCCCCTCATGTGCGCGGTAGATAATCGCGACCTGGAGGTGGCTCGAATCCTTCTCGACGCGGGTGCTGACGTGAACGCCCGGAACGAAGAGCGGATTGGCGATCCGGCCATCAACCTTCCGCTCCGGAAAAGGAGCTTGGATGATTTGGATGTCGCGATGGTTGCAATGCTGGTGAGTCGAGGTGCCAATCCCAGGCAGGCCGGGTGGATGAAGATGTCCGCGTTGGACTACCTGGCGCAATGGCGTGAGAGAATGGGCAACGCTCCTCTTGTTGGCGCGTTGGCCCGCGCACTGGGTGCCCCATGA
- a CDS encoding amidohydrolase family protein codes for MRITPRYLLIALSAVLLLSTACGDDDKCKDGEQCASAVCGNGKKEDGEQCDDGNTTGGDGCEANCTTPGAAQCGNHVTETGEQCDDGNRVNGDGCETDCTVTPGFAVCGNGRVETGELCDDGNVVDGDGCEANCKLTPAASSATVCPGASAAPLSGDATCAVTKAGNGARLFTGVVLKDGETLMGGQVLVDAQGVIQCSACDCSAAAGAAEATQVSCPRGVISPGLINPHEHITFPGAPSAGTAERYEHRHDWRTGANSHTKILNPSNVKADMIRWQELRQMMSGTTSIAGAGGQPGLLRNLDVSSVAQQEGLGEGYADSDTFPLGDSSGTTLTSGCSYSSLPVSSGLPKTSAYLPHVSEGIGMTALNEFRCVSQGNNSVLFGRTAIIHGVGLTAKEIAAMAEHGTGLIWSPRSNVSLYGDTAMVTAYKHLGVSIALGTDWLKSGSMNLLRELQCADYLNSSRYAHEFTDEQLWRMVTANAADVTDVFEKVGRIAPGKLADLAIYRLRVFYGRPHRAVVTANAEDVVLTMRGGKPLYGDQTLMNGLKGADTCDALDVCGTAKSVCLTSEIGKDLAGLQASPDTANAYPLFACGGTPKDEPVCEPRRDSQGASWPNASQAGSTIYSSEVRADDPDADGIPSSSDNCPTVFNPVRPMDNGAQADTDGDGVGDACDPCPLAANVTTCQPSHALDDDDADGVPTWRDNCPFVSNADQKDTDGDGKGDLCDGCPQDASAACTTDDPMDADNDGILATDNCPFVANVDQKDTDGDGMGDACDPCPVPNAGGIACALTVYDVKTAPRTGSGSLVGLKLAVSDVIVTAVDVTATSGYWVQVANPPAGKGPENSGLFVYGLKADVAVGDRINITEGVLKDYFGLLELTNVKVTKLSSLNPAPTPVVVRTDAVRTGGPRAQELEGVVLEVRDLWTTGPENAKREFIVDENHAGDPTKTGLMVDDQAFAYPTQTTGTFYRALRGVLTYTFSNSKLVPRGAADMQGVLPALTAFTSGGFARVGDTAAFPQALTVTMAATYPVDVTVSVTSSDSNVLSVTGGQVVIPAGQTSVTVPVTAAAQAASVTLTATSGASSLTTNLRVLGTNETPVVTGISPTTVSVAPGGTVSFTVSLDRPAPAGAVLALTSSPATDFGTFAPTTIAKNVTSATFSFTTDETTTVTAGQVTAALGGGSATADVTVLQDATRLVSITPSSAVTLNAGATQVFTVTVTPAPAAPIQVQVAAVAPAGGAPFGALDTQAVTVNAGETTATFTFTANAAGEGTGSVTASLNGVTRTTAVTVIPPPAKLASISPATVSVNTGATQVFTVSLDRKAPVGGVSVELTLGTGLGTFVPDTTTSVTIPEGSLTATVTFKAAAAAATGSLTATYDGVTKSSAITVVVPVPMGHVVISEVSGAGLTVNADDFVELYNPNDVDIDISGWKLQYRTASTTSTTVNYTVLTTIGAGKTIKAHGYFLISNDGYTAGTPAVAADMSWGSTDISGTSGNLRLGNSTVTVDPTVTTGVVDVVGYGTGRVVSETEAAPSPSRGGSIERKANPSSTSSSMGTGGADALKGNGSDTDNNKNDFVTRAARDPQNSASATEQP; via the coding sequence ATGCGCATCACCCCCCGCTATCTGCTGATCGCGCTCAGCGCGGTCCTACTCCTAAGCACCGCTTGCGGTGACGATGACAAGTGCAAGGACGGTGAGCAGTGCGCCTCAGCTGTCTGTGGCAACGGGAAGAAGGAGGACGGCGAGCAGTGTGATGACGGGAACACCACGGGGGGCGATGGCTGCGAGGCGAACTGTACGACGCCGGGTGCGGCCCAATGTGGCAATCACGTTACGGAGACCGGCGAGCAGTGCGACGACGGCAACCGGGTGAACGGCGACGGCTGCGAGACGGACTGCACGGTGACGCCGGGCTTCGCGGTGTGCGGCAACGGCCGCGTGGAGACGGGCGAGCTGTGTGACGACGGCAACGTGGTGGACGGCGACGGCTGCGAGGCGAACTGCAAGCTCACGCCGGCGGCCTCGTCCGCCACGGTGTGCCCGGGCGCGTCTGCGGCTCCGCTGTCGGGCGACGCCACGTGTGCGGTGACGAAGGCAGGCAACGGCGCGCGCCTCTTCACCGGCGTGGTGCTCAAGGACGGCGAGACGCTGATGGGCGGCCAGGTGCTGGTGGACGCGCAGGGCGTCATCCAGTGCTCCGCGTGTGACTGCTCGGCCGCCGCGGGCGCCGCCGAGGCCACGCAGGTGTCGTGCCCCCGCGGCGTCATCTCCCCGGGCCTCATCAATCCGCACGAGCACATCACCTTCCCGGGCGCGCCGTCGGCGGGCACCGCCGAGCGGTACGAGCACCGGCATGACTGGCGCACGGGCGCCAACAGCCACACGAAGATTCTCAACCCGTCCAACGTCAAGGCGGACATGATCCGCTGGCAGGAGCTGCGGCAGATGATGTCCGGCACCACGTCCATCGCGGGCGCGGGCGGCCAGCCGGGCCTCTTGCGTAACCTGGACGTCTCCTCGGTGGCGCAGCAGGAGGGCCTGGGTGAGGGCTACGCGGACTCGGACACCTTCCCGCTGGGTGACAGCTCCGGCACGACGCTGACGAGTGGGTGCAGCTACTCCTCGCTGCCTGTGTCCAGCGGCCTGCCGAAGACGTCGGCGTACCTGCCGCACGTCTCCGAGGGCATCGGCATGACGGCGCTCAACGAGTTCCGCTGCGTGTCGCAGGGCAACAACAGCGTGCTGTTCGGCCGCACGGCCATCATCCACGGCGTGGGCCTCACGGCGAAGGAGATCGCCGCGATGGCCGAGCACGGCACCGGGCTCATCTGGTCGCCGCGCTCCAACGTGTCGCTGTACGGCGATACGGCGATGGTGACGGCGTACAAGCACCTGGGAGTGAGCATCGCGCTGGGCACGGACTGGCTGAAGTCCGGCTCCATGAACCTGCTGCGCGAGCTGCAGTGCGCGGACTACCTCAACAGCTCGCGCTACGCGCACGAGTTCACCGACGAGCAGCTCTGGCGCATGGTGACGGCGAACGCCGCCGACGTGACGGATGTCTTCGAGAAGGTGGGTCGCATCGCGCCGGGCAAGCTGGCGGACCTGGCCATCTACCGCCTGCGCGTGTTCTACGGCCGTCCGCACCGCGCGGTGGTGACGGCGAACGCCGAGGACGTGGTGCTGACCATGCGTGGCGGCAAGCCGCTCTACGGTGACCAGACGCTGATGAACGGGCTGAAGGGCGCGGACACGTGTGACGCGCTGGATGTGTGCGGCACGGCGAAGTCGGTGTGCCTCACGTCTGAGATTGGCAAGGACCTGGCGGGCCTGCAGGCGTCGCCGGACACGGCCAATGCCTATCCGCTGTTCGCGTGCGGTGGCACGCCCAAGGATGAGCCGGTGTGCGAGCCGCGTCGCGATTCGCAGGGCGCCTCGTGGCCCAATGCCTCTCAGGCTGGTTCCACTATCTACTCCAGCGAAGTGCGCGCGGATGACCCGGATGCGGACGGCATTCCGAGCAGCAGCGACAACTGCCCCACCGTGTTCAACCCGGTGCGCCCGATGGACAACGGCGCGCAGGCGGACACGGACGGCGATGGCGTGGGCGATGCGTGTGACCCGTGCCCGCTGGCGGCCAACGTCACCACCTGCCAGCCGAGTCATGCGCTGGACGACGACGACGCGGACGGCGTGCCGACGTGGCGGGACAACTGCCCGTTCGTGTCCAACGCGGACCAGAAGGACACGGACGGCGACGGCAAGGGAGACCTCTGCGATGGTTGCCCGCAGGACGCGAGCGCCGCGTGCACGACGGATGACCCGATGGACGCGGACAACGACGGCATCCTGGCAACCGACAATTGCCCGTTCGTGGCGAACGTGGACCAGAAGGACACGGACGGTGACGGCATGGGTGACGCGTGCGACCCCTGCCCGGTGCCCAACGCGGGCGGTATCGCGTGTGCGCTGACGGTCTACGACGTGAAGACTGCGCCGCGCACGGGCTCGGGCTCGCTCGTGGGTCTCAAGCTGGCGGTGTCCGACGTCATCGTCACCGCGGTGGATGTCACGGCGACGAGCGGCTACTGGGTGCAGGTGGCCAACCCGCCCGCGGGCAAGGGTCCGGAGAACTCGGGCCTGTTCGTGTACGGCTTGAAGGCGGACGTCGCGGTGGGCGACCGCATCAACATCACCGAGGGCGTGCTGAAGGACTACTTCGGCCTGCTTGAGTTGACGAACGTCAAGGTGACGAAGCTGAGCAGCCTCAACCCCGCGCCCACGCCGGTGGTGGTGCGCACGGACGCGGTGCGCACGGGCGGACCGCGCGCGCAGGAGTTGGAGGGCGTGGTGCTGGAGGTCCGTGACCTCTGGACGACCGGTCCCGAGAACGCGAAGCGTGAGTTCATCGTCGATGAGAACCACGCGGGCGATCCGACCAAGACGGGCCTGATGGTGGATGACCAGGCCTTCGCGTACCCCACGCAGACGACGGGCACGTTCTACCGGGCCCTGCGCGGCGTGCTGACGTACACCTTCAGCAACTCCAAGCTGGTGCCGCGTGGCGCGGCGGACATGCAGGGGGTGTTGCCCGCGCTGACGGCCTTCACGTCGGGTGGGTTCGCGCGTGTGGGCGACACGGCGGCGTTCCCGCAGGCGCTGACGGTGACGATGGCCGCCACGTATCCGGTGGACGTGACGGTGTCTGTGACGTCGAGCGACTCGAACGTGCTGAGCGTGACCGGTGGGCAGGTGGTCATTCCGGCGGGACAGACGAGCGTGACGGTGCCGGTGACGGCGGCTGCTCAGGCCGCGAGCGTCACGCTGACGGCGACCTCGGGGGCCTCTTCGCTCACCACGAACCTCCGGGTTCTGGGGACGAACGAGACGCCTGTGGTGACGGGCATCTCGCCGACGACGGTGTCGGTCGCGCCCGGTGGCACGGTGTCGTTCACGGTGTCGTTGGATCGGCCGGCCCCGGCTGGCGCGGTGCTGGCTCTGACGTCTTCGCCCGCCACGGACTTCGGGACGTTCGCCCCGACCACCATCGCGAAGAACGTGACGAGCGCGACGTTCAGCTTCACGACGGACGAGACCACGACGGTGACGGCGGGTCAGGTGACGGCCGCGCTGGGTGGAGGCTCGGCGACGGCGGACGTGACGGTGCTCCAGGACGCGACGCGGCTGGTGTCCATCACTCCGTCGAGTGCGGTGACGCTGAACGCGGGGGCCACGCAGGTGTTCACCGTGACGGTGACGCCGGCGCCGGCTGCGCCGATCCAGGTGCAGGTGGCGGCGGTTGCACCCGCGGGTGGCGCGCCCTTCGGTGCGCTGGATACGCAGGCGGTCACGGTGAATGCAGGCGAGACGACGGCGACCTTCACCTTCACCGCGAACGCGGCGGGTGAGGGGACCGGAAGCGTGACGGCCTCGCTCAATGGCGTGACGCGCACCACGGCGGTCACGGTGATTCCGCCGCCGGCGAAGCTCGCGAGCATCTCGCCTGCGACGGTGTCGGTGAACACGGGAGCGACGCAGGTGTTCACGGTGTCGCTGGACCGCAAGGCCCCGGTGGGTGGTGTCAGCGTGGAGCTGACGCTGGGGACGGGCCTGGGGACGTTTGTTCCGGACACGACGACGTCGGTGACCATCCCCGAGGGCAGCCTGACCGCGACGGTGACGTTCAAGGCCGCGGCTGCGGCTGCGACGGGTTCGCTGACCGCGACCTACGACGGAGTGACGAAGTCGTCGGCCATCACCGTGGTGGTCCCGGTTCCCATGGGCCACGTGGTCATCAGCGAGGTCTCTGGCGCGGGACTGACCGTGAACGCGGATGACTTCGTCGAGCTGTACAACCCGAACGATGTCGACATCGACATCAGCGGTTGGAAGCTGCAGTACCGCACGGCCAGCACGACCAGCACGACGGTCAACTACACGGTCCTCACGACGATTGGCGCGGGCAAGACGATCAAGGCCCACGGCTACTTCCTGATCTCGAATGATGGGTACACGGCCGGCACGCCCGCGGTGGCCGCGGACATGTCCTGGGGCTCGACGGATATCTCTGGCACGTCGGGCAACCTGCGTCTGGGCAACTCGACGGTGACGGTCGACCCCACGGTGACCACGGGCGTTGTCGACGTCGTGGGCTACGGAACGGGACGCGTGGTTTCCGAGACCGAGGCTGCGCCGTCGCCGTCCAGGGGCGGCAGCATCGAGCGCAAGGCGAACCCCAGCTCCACGTCTTCGAGCATGGGGACCGGTGGTGCAGACGCCCTCAAGGGGAACGGCAGCGACACGGACAACAACAAGAATGACTTCGTCACGCGCGCGGCGAGAGACCCGCAGAACTCCGCGAGTGCGACGGAGCAGCCGTAG